Proteins encoded within one genomic window of Brassica rapa cultivar Chiifu-401-42 chromosome A09, CAAS_Brap_v3.01, whole genome shotgun sequence:
- the LOC103837620 gene encoding uncharacterized protein LOC103837620 — protein MEESLYWRILGDGSVVMSDDGQIIKQMMCQIICSFPYWEYVHSEIGLKSFEHPEDNMKAMPMIDSEGVICGANFQVDACTKINAIPRRGTEANWALANTR, from the exons ATGGAGGAGAGTCTTTACTGGAGAATACTCGGCGACGGGTCTGTTGTCATGTCTGATGATGGTCAGATCATAAAGCAAATGATGTGCCAAATCATTTGCTCCTTTCCCTACTG GGAGTATGTACATAGTGAGATCGGGCTTAAGAGTTTTGAACATCCCGAGGACAACATGAAGGCAATGCCGATGATTGACAGCGAAGGTGTGATATGTGGAGCTAACTTCCAAGTGGATGCTTGTACTAAGATCAATGCCATCCCTAGGAGAGGAACTGAAGCTAACTGGGCTCTCGCTAATACCCGTTGA
- the LOC103837565 gene encoding uncharacterized protein LOC103837565 isoform X1 — translation MDSGNSSSMQSSSGGGGDQEEYDSRADQSISALFNNSTTVSANIAGQTQLDSLIANYFNTGWSTDSPLLSTTTMKPTDGSRPPPPPILFTNPLQQDLRVASDTNTSSPICSVPTDKKNGLATTRNLKKRSRVSRRAPTTVLTTDTSNFRAMVQEFTGNPSNPFSGLSSSPFPRSRFDLFGPSSSSSQPLKPFPHKLIPPSSTSHPYLNPPSTNYHQSLLLNMNTQNIANPLRDQSLSLRTSNGVGHVDVGTNFEGLQNIMASSSSMTQPTLNTMHGLDMVPVERSDVYTTPVASGTENNNFGVVRNEGCSVGLTKSTIFFLGG, via the exons ATGGATTCAGGCAACAGTAGTAGCATGCAATCCTCaagcggtggtggtggagacCAAGAAGAGTACGACTCACGCGCAGATCAATCAATATCCGCTTTGTTCAACAACTCAACCACCGTCTCCGCCAACATCGCCGGTCAAACACAGCTTGACTCCCTCATAGCTAACTATTTCAACACCGGCTGGTCAACAGATAGTCCTCTATTGTCAACAACGACCATGAAGCCTACCGATGGCTCtaggccaccaccaccaccaatcTTGTTCACAAATCCACTTCAACAAGATCTGAGAGTAGCTTCGGACACAAACACAAGTAGTCCCATATGTTCTGTCCCTACCGACAAGAAAAACGGTCTGGCCACAACAAGGAATCTAAAGAAGAGATCTCGAGTCTCGAGACGTGCGCCTACGACTGTTTTGACCACCGACACTTCAAACTTCAGAGCCATGGTTCAAGAGTTCACTGGTAATCCTTCTAATCCTTTCTCAGGATTATCATCTTCTCCTTTTCCAAGGTCTAGATTTGATCTCTTTGgcccttcttcttcatcctcacaACCCTTGAAACCGTTTCCTCATAAACTTATCCCACCATCATCAACGAGTCATCCTTACCTAAATCCTCCTTCTACAAATTATCACCAGAGTCTTCTCCTTAACATGAACACGCAAAACATCGCAAACCCTTTAAGAGATCAATCGCTGAGCTTGAGAACAAGTAATGGTGTTGGACACGTGGACGTGGGAACAAACTTTGAAGGGCTTCAAAACATTATGGCCTCTTCGTCATCGATGACGCAGCCAACCCTAAATACTATGCATGGATTAGACATGGTACCGGTTGAAAGATCCGATGTTTACACGACACCGGTTGCTTCTGGAACGGAGAATAATAATTTTGGGGTCGTGAGAAATGAAG GCTGTTCTGTGGGATTGACGAAGTCTACTATATTTTTCTTGGGAGGTTAA
- the LOC103837564 gene encoding uncharacterized protein LOC103837564 isoform X1, translating into MPMTGDSCSLVSKETRLPLCDMTIVPSKRGLSSILSDFLLKSGDDSGKTFAREGSGVKFSKRLCLVVDDLVKESTRSTDTNDGSLVVDADSENLKESQGETNAVDGIRVGDDAVVELSQRECDNKGSNVADFASQTDAVTGEDLKETLYGSSNRESDDRLAMVATEGTGVLPVDSVGIVNHDMEADDELRSCSCSFCLKAAYIWSDLNYQDIKGRLSVLKKSQKETSSLIQRNSKEEPTDVEFDVMGQWTSLFLNMNDILAREGSRLQDSFVAMKELRENCKIDLERATKPPQHNNS; encoded by the exons ATGCCA ATGACTGGAGATAGCTGCAGCTTAGTGTCCAAGGAAACGCGTCTCCCTTTGTGTGATATGACTATTgttccaagcaagagaggactaTCTTCGATTCTGAGTGATTTTCTTTTGAAATCTGGAGACGATTCCGGTAAGACATTTGCTCGTGAAGGCTCTGGTGTGAAGTTTTCCAAGAGGTTGTGTTTAGTCGTGGACGACTTGGTCAAGGAGAGTACTAGGAGTACTGATACAAACGATGGCTCACTTGTTGTTGATGCTGATTCTGAGAATTTAAAGGAGTCTCAGGGTGAAACCAATGCAGTTGATGGTATTAGAGTTGGTGATGATGCTGTGGTGGAACTTAGTCAGAGAGAGTGTGACAACAAGGGCTCGAACGTTGCTGACTTTGCTAGTCAAACCGATGCTGTTACTGGTGAAGACTTGAAGGAGACTTTGTACGGTAGCAGCAATAGAGAAAGTGATGATAGGTTGGCGATGGTGGCTACTGAAGGAACGGGCGTGTTGCCTGTTGACAGTGTGGGGATTGTAAACCACGATATGGAAGCTGATGATGAGCTTAGATCTTGCTCTTGTTCTTTTTGCCTCAAAG CTGCATATATCTGGTCTGATCTTAACTACCAGGACATCAAAGGTCGATTGTCTG TGCTGAAGAAGAGCCAGAAAGAAACTAGTAGCTTGATCCAAAGGAATAGTAAAGAAGAGCCAACAGATGTAGAATTTGATGTCATGGGTCAATGGACATCTCTCTTTCTTAACATGAATGACATCTTGGCTCGTGAAGGCAGCCGCCTT CAGGATAGCTTTGTAGCCATGAAAGAGCTTAGAGAAAATTGCAAGATTGATCTGGAAAGAGCTACAAAACCACCTCAACACAACAACTCTTAG
- the LOC103837565 gene encoding uncharacterized protein LOC103837565 isoform X2, producing the protein MDSGNSSSMQSSSGGGGDQEEYDSRADQSISALFNNSTTVSANIAGQTQLDSLIANYFNTGWSTDSPLLSTTTMKPTDGSRPPPPPILFTNPLQQDLRVASDTNTSSPICSVPTDKKNGLATTRNLKKRSRVSRRAPTTVLTTDTSNFRAMVQEFTGNPSNPFSGLSSSPFPRSRFDLFGPSSSSSQPLKPFPHKLIPPSSTSHPYLNPPSTNYHQSLLLNMNTQNIANPLRDQSLSLRTSNGVGHVDVGTNFEGLQNIMASSSSMTQPTLNTMHGLDMVPVERSDVYTTPVASGTENNNFGVVRNEGTVDLSWISTSD; encoded by the coding sequence ATGGATTCAGGCAACAGTAGTAGCATGCAATCCTCaagcggtggtggtggagacCAAGAAGAGTACGACTCACGCGCAGATCAATCAATATCCGCTTTGTTCAACAACTCAACCACCGTCTCCGCCAACATCGCCGGTCAAACACAGCTTGACTCCCTCATAGCTAACTATTTCAACACCGGCTGGTCAACAGATAGTCCTCTATTGTCAACAACGACCATGAAGCCTACCGATGGCTCtaggccaccaccaccaccaatcTTGTTCACAAATCCACTTCAACAAGATCTGAGAGTAGCTTCGGACACAAACACAAGTAGTCCCATATGTTCTGTCCCTACCGACAAGAAAAACGGTCTGGCCACAACAAGGAATCTAAAGAAGAGATCTCGAGTCTCGAGACGTGCGCCTACGACTGTTTTGACCACCGACACTTCAAACTTCAGAGCCATGGTTCAAGAGTTCACTGGTAATCCTTCTAATCCTTTCTCAGGATTATCATCTTCTCCTTTTCCAAGGTCTAGATTTGATCTCTTTGgcccttcttcttcatcctcacaACCCTTGAAACCGTTTCCTCATAAACTTATCCCACCATCATCAACGAGTCATCCTTACCTAAATCCTCCTTCTACAAATTATCACCAGAGTCTTCTCCTTAACATGAACACGCAAAACATCGCAAACCCTTTAAGAGATCAATCGCTGAGCTTGAGAACAAGTAATGGTGTTGGACACGTGGACGTGGGAACAAACTTTGAAGGGCTTCAAAACATTATGGCCTCTTCGTCATCGATGACGCAGCCAACCCTAAATACTATGCATGGATTAGACATGGTACCGGTTGAAAGATCCGATGTTTACACGACACCGGTTGCTTCTGGAACGGAGAATAATAATTTTGGGGTCGTGAGAAATGAAGGTACGGTGGACTTATCATGGATCTCTACTTCAGATTAG
- the LOC103837564 gene encoding uncharacterized protein LOC103837564 isoform X2 produces MTGDSCSLVSKETRLPLCDMTIVPSKRGLSSILSDFLLKSGDDSGKTFAREGSGVKFSKRLCLVVDDLVKESTRSTDTNDGSLVVDADSENLKESQGETNAVDGIRVGDDAVVELSQRECDNKGSNVADFASQTDAVTGEDLKETLYGSSNRESDDRLAMVATEGTGVLPVDSVGIVNHDMEADDELRSCSCSFCLKAAYIWSDLNYQDIKGRLSVLKKSQKETSSLIQRNSKEEPTDVEFDVMGQWTSLFLNMNDILAREGSRLQDSFVAMKELRENCKIDLERATKPPQHNNS; encoded by the exons ATGACTGGAGATAGCTGCAGCTTAGTGTCCAAGGAAACGCGTCTCCCTTTGTGTGATATGACTATTgttccaagcaagagaggactaTCTTCGATTCTGAGTGATTTTCTTTTGAAATCTGGAGACGATTCCGGTAAGACATTTGCTCGTGAAGGCTCTGGTGTGAAGTTTTCCAAGAGGTTGTGTTTAGTCGTGGACGACTTGGTCAAGGAGAGTACTAGGAGTACTGATACAAACGATGGCTCACTTGTTGTTGATGCTGATTCTGAGAATTTAAAGGAGTCTCAGGGTGAAACCAATGCAGTTGATGGTATTAGAGTTGGTGATGATGCTGTGGTGGAACTTAGTCAGAGAGAGTGTGACAACAAGGGCTCGAACGTTGCTGACTTTGCTAGTCAAACCGATGCTGTTACTGGTGAAGACTTGAAGGAGACTTTGTACGGTAGCAGCAATAGAGAAAGTGATGATAGGTTGGCGATGGTGGCTACTGAAGGAACGGGCGTGTTGCCTGTTGACAGTGTGGGGATTGTAAACCACGATATGGAAGCTGATGATGAGCTTAGATCTTGCTCTTGTTCTTTTTGCCTCAAAG CTGCATATATCTGGTCTGATCTTAACTACCAGGACATCAAAGGTCGATTGTCTG TGCTGAAGAAGAGCCAGAAAGAAACTAGTAGCTTGATCCAAAGGAATAGTAAAGAAGAGCCAACAGATGTAGAATTTGATGTCATGGGTCAATGGACATCTCTCTTTCTTAACATGAATGACATCTTGGCTCGTGAAGGCAGCCGCCTT CAGGATAGCTTTGTAGCCATGAAAGAGCTTAGAGAAAATTGCAAGATTGATCTGGAAAGAGCTACAAAACCACCTCAACACAACAACTCTTAG
- the LOC103837563 gene encoding acyl-coenzyme A oxidase 2, peroxisomal, which yields MALEEFSEIAAARRIQRLSSHISPALTEPPQLQTEACSSRTRKLVVNGQALSLYMKGKHRDIQEKVHEFYNSRPDLQTPLEISKDDHRELCMRQLYALVREAGIRPFRYVADDPAKYFAIMEAVGSVDMSFGIKMGVQYSLWGGSVINLGTKKHRDKYFDGIDNLDYLGCFAMTELHHGSNVQGLQTTATFDPITDEFIIDTPHDGAIKWWIGNAAVHGKFATVFARLILPTHDTKGVSDMGVHAFIVPIRDMKTHQTLPGVEIQDCGQKVGLNGVDNGALRFRSVRIPRDNLLNRFGDVSRDGKYTSSLPTINKRFGATLGELVGGRVALAYSSVGVLKVSATIAIRYSLLRQQFGPPKQPEVSILDYQSQQHKLMPMLASTYAYHFATVYLVEKYSEMKKTNDEQLVADVHALSAGLKSYITSYTAKSLSVCREACGGHGYAAVNRFGGLRNDHDIFQTFEGDNTVLLQQVAADLLKRYKEKFQGGTLTVTWSYLRESMSSYLAQPNPVTARWEGEDHLRDPKFQLDAFRYRTSRLLQSVAMRLKKHSKTLGTFGAWNRCLNHLLTLAESHIETVILAKFIEAVRKCPDPSARAGLKLVCDLYALDRIWNDIGTYRNVDYVAPNKAKAIHKLAEYLSFQVRNVAKELVDAFELPDHVTRAPIAMQADAYSQYTQVVGF from the exons ATGGCGTTGGAAGAGTTTTCCGAGATAGCTGCGGCGAGGAGGATTCAGAGACTGTCGTCACATATCTCTCCCGCTTTAACGGAGCCGCCGCAGCTGCAGACGGAGGCGTGCTCTTCGCGGACGAGGAAGCTGGTGGTCAACGGTCAGGCGTTGTCTCTCTACATGAAGGGGAAGCACAGGGATATTCAGGAGAAAGTGCACGAGTTCTACAACTCTCGTCCCGATTTGCAGACGCCGCTCGAGATCTCCAAGGACGATCATCGAGAGTTGTGTATGAGGCAGCTATATGCGCTTGTGAGAGAAGCTGGTATAAGGCCGTTTAGGTATGTGGCTGATGATCCGGCCAAGTATTTTGCGATCATGGAAGCTGTTGGGAGTGTGGATATGTCGTTTGGGATCAAGATGGGTGTTCAATACAG TCTTTGGGGAGGCTCTGTGATCAACTTGGGAACAAAGAAGCATAGAGACAAGTATTTCGATGGCATTGACAATCTAGACTACCTCGGTTGCTTTGCTATGACTGAACTCCACCATG gTTCAAATGTTCAAGGTCTCCAGACCACGGCCACATTTGATCCCATCACAGACGAGTTCATAATCGACACACCACACGATGGAGCCATCAAATGGTGGATAGGAAACGCCGCAGTTCACGGAAAATTCGCCACAGTTTTCGCCAGGCTCATCCTTCCAACGCACGACACCAAAGGAGTCTCAGACATGGGCGTTCACGCCTTCATAGTCCCCATAAGAGACATGAAAACACACCAGACCCTCCCAGGCGTCGAGATTCAAGACTGCGGACAGAAAGTAGGTCTGAACGGAGTCGACAACGGGGCTTTGCGGTTCCGTTCCGTGAGAATCCCACGTGACAATCTCCTCAACCGCTTCGGAGATGTGTCACGAGACGGCAAGTACACAAGCAGCTTACCAACGATCAACAAAAGATTCGGTGCAACACTCGGTGAGCTTGTAGGTGGACGAGTGGCTCTTGCTTACTCATCCGTTGGTGTACTCAAAGTCTCGGCCACTATTGCTATACGTTACTCGTTGTTAAGACAACAGTTTGGTCCTCCGAAGCAACCTGAGGTTAGTATTCTTGATTACCAGTCTCAACAACACAAGTTAATGCCCATGTTGGCTTCTACCTATGCGTACCATTTCGCAACTGTGTACCTCGTGGAGAAATATTCGGAGATGAAGAAGACTAACGATGAGCAGTTAGTTGCTGATGTCCATGCGCTATCTGCTGGTCTCAAATCTTATATAACGTCTTACACGGCTAAGTCGCTCTCGGTCTGTAGAGAAGCTTGTGGAGGACATGGTTATGCAGCTGTTAACCGGTTTGGAGGCTTGAGGAATGATCATGATATATTCCAAACGTTTGAAGGAGACAACACAGTGCTTCTACAACAG gtGGCTGCTGATTTACTGAAGAGATACAAAGAGAAGTTCCAAGGTGGGACATTAACAGTCACATGGAGTTACTTGAGAGAATCGATGAGCTCTTATTTGGCTCAGCCAAATCCAGTTACAGCTCGTTGGGAGGGTGAAGATCATCTAAGAGATCCTAAGTTCCAACTAGATGCTTTCCGG TATCGAACATCACGTCTCCTACAAAGTGTGGCAATGCGTTTGAAGAAACACAGCAAGACACTTGGAACATTCGGTGCATGGAACAGATGCTTGAACCATCTCTTGACACTAGCAGAATCTCACATTGAAACAGTCATTCTCGCCAAGTTCATTGAAGCTGTTAGAAA GTGTCCGGACCCAAGTGCAAGAGCTGGTCTGAAACTAGTATGTGATCTTTACGCATTGGACCGAATATGGAATGATATAGGAACGTACCGTAACGTGGACTATGTGGCGCCTAACAAAGCCAAGGCGATTCATAAGTTGGCTGAGTATTTGAGTTTCCAAGTAAGGAACGTGGCCAAGGAGCTAGTGGACGCGTTCGAGCTGCCTGATCACGTTACTCGAGCGCCTATTGCTATGCAAGCTGATGCTTATTCACAGTATACTCAAGTTGTTGGATTCTGA